The sequence TACAGATAGTAGTCCAGTGAAGTATACATGTTACCAGCACCCATGCTTCATGATAGTGTCATGAAAATTACACAACAGGTGCATCACACTACAGAGGtgtatccctctccctcttcatgaCGCTGTACAAATATGTGTATGGTCTACCAGTTGCTCATAAGAAATGTAAGTAGACCTATACTTTATCAACAGATCATCGCCAACATTTAATTGGGACTCAATCAACTCAATTTTACCCAAAGGGAAATTGTGCCAGTGATGAAGTCAGTGTTAATACTCTGCATCATCTTACGCTTCCTAATTCCCTGGCAGGTTCAGACACTGCGTCAGTCTCTGAGTCACTGAGTTCATTCTGATTGAGGCCACATCCATTGATTTACTGTCTCTTTGCTACAGAAATGGCTGCTCACTTTCAGCCAAGTGCTGATTGTACTTTGCATGGAGGTTATTAAACACCAAATTAAAATAGAAAATTAACAAGAACGAGCGCAGCAATATAAAACACCCAGGATTTCAGTTTTTGTGGATATTTCACATCTAAAGATTAATTTACTGTTAAAAGATAGAAAAATATacaatgttttttaaatgtaaaacagGTTTCAAGGTTTGCTGTATGTACTGGGAATGGTGAATGGCACCAAATCTGGGCTATATAATTGTGTATAGTTATTCAGTAAACATTcatcaaaacataaaaacactgaaGGAAAACCAGTCAGTGCTTCAAAATTAGCTTCAAAATCTGAGATTGGATTAGATCAGAGCAGATATTTTTTAGCTTTCTTCGATGTGATCATGCAGATTAATAATGCAGTTTTTCTGGCGAACAGGTGAAAAGGTCCTTTGGCTTGTGCAATCTGCAGGTGACGTACTACGACGACGAAAACGAAGAGGTGAGATTTGCATTTAAAGTCTTTACTACTGTCCGTGCTATTACTACTGTCCATTAGTTGTAAGCGTTTTTATACAATACAAACTAATCCTCTGTTTGTTTCCCAGGTCTCCATAAACAGTCAATGTGAGTGTTCTTGCAATTTATATGCAAAATCAGACTTCATAAGCTTACAATATTAATGAAATTAAGTATTTTATATGTAGTAAATAACTTATAATTCATTAATACATCTTTTCACTTTATTGTCTGTTTTCAGTGGAGTATGAGGAAGCTCTAAAGGTGACTGactgcatttcattttttaGTGCTCACTATTTTATTTAACTACATGTATTACATGTACGTTACGTGTATTAAAGGTGACTCACTTACATATTTCATTTCCATGTCGAAGTAACGACGTGTCAGAACTGTAGCCCAGGTAACAACCCTCCCAGTAAATTACACCTAATCTCTTTCGTCAACATTTCCTTTCTGCAGAGTGCAGCTCGGCAGGGTAACCGACTGCAGATGAACGTGTATGAGACCAGGGGCCCGGCTGCCAGGGGCCCAGCGCTCGGCTCCTCCAAGCCCAGCAGCACCACGGAACCGAAGAAGGGCTTCCGCCCTCCCCAGCACTGCCCAGCTCTGGCCCAGTCTACCCTGCACTGCCCAGCTCTGGCCCAGTCTACCCAGCACTGCCCAGTATTGGCTCAGGTGGTCAGCCGCAAAGTCCAAGCTGCCATACCTGAGCAAAGCATGGTAAGACTCAGATcatgctttttttctgtcatctAATGCTCTTCTTGGGATACTGAAACTTTAAATGTTGCAATGACTGGTCATAAAGGAAATAATGGTGGTAGTATAAATGCATTAGTGAcatacattttattgttttagcgctatataaatacatttgaattgaattgaatcaacATTGTCAAAATTAAGTTTGCTAGAGTGTCTCAAGTTGTCATGTAATTTACGAATGTACAGTAAAACATGATCAGTGAATGAATGCAATTGATGCATTATTGTAATGGATCAGTGGAGCTGGccgatgttttgtttgttatagttCACTGTTTGATGTTTCATAGGTGATCATGAAGGAGCTAAAGGGGACCAAAGAGGAAGATAAGACTCCGCCGGCGTGGTTTACGTCTTACATGGAGAAGGTGAGAAATCCTAGAGAGATGATCAGAACTACAAAATGTCAGAGGCAGAATTTGCcccatgcattttttttgtcctgGCGTTTTAACTCATGATAACCTCAGGCAAACCATCAGGCAAACTGTTCAattttgcattttccatacccAAAAAATTCAACCCCGGAGGTTTCTCATACCAGtgtgagaataagagagagtgtgcagcTGATTTTAGCTTGGCGTGTTAATGGCTGCCTTGTTTGTATGTAACAGTGGATATATTATCCTTAGATCATTGGCAATGTTGTAACTTCGTCGTGATGTGCATTTCGAAAATAAGGTGGATCAGCATGAACACAGTCAATATATTGATAGTCAAAGAACATATTCCATCACCAATTCACCCGTCCCTTCGCCTCTCTCCCAGTTCAAGGACCAGGTGGTGAGGGAGGCGGTGGAGAAGATCTGCCGCGAGTTCTCTGGCCAGTGCTGCATCCACAAGCCGGTGGGCGCAGAGGCCCAGGTCCCGGAGGTCACGTCCTCCACCCTGCCTGGGGCGCCCAGCTCAGCCCCTGCCTGCAGCAGCTGCCGTGGGCAGACCCCTGGGGGGGGATACCAGTGCAGGTGAGAGCAGACTGGGGATAGACCGCCATAAAATGTGGTCAAGGTTGTGTGCTTGATAGGTTTTATCCATTCATTTTGTACTAAACATATACGTCAAAGTATTGCAAAGTTAGAGTTGTTCAAATATTGACCCTGTTGTAAAACCAATTATTTGCATTGCTCTGTATTGAAATTTAATAATCCACAGCTGGTTAAATCACAGAGAATACTTATATGTGTAAAGGTCTCTGTAAAAAGAATGCTACActaaaatactgtttataattCCCCTTGCATTGAAATGAGCTTTGAATAAAGCTTTGAAAAGAGCTTTGTGAAATCTGAACACAGTGGCCGTGGTAATTATAAGGACCATTGCAAAGAATAAATGGGGACCTTATTTTTGAGGATGACAGGAAGTCATTAAACTAAGTGATTCAAAAGCAAAATGGAAGCAGAGAAAATAGATGGCGTGTGGTGTGACACATGACGCTTTTGAAAGCATATCTATTGGCATTTTTAACAGAGATGCCATTTAAGCAAAAACTGGACTACTTTATTTTGCCATATTAATGTTGCCTTTCATATTATCTGCCTGGTTAATTGTTGcttaacactgaacactgaaagtAATATCTTTTTTGTCAAGAAAAAGAAACTCCCACACTTCTTCAGAAATTGCTAACTCTCATTTGATCAGAAAGGgcgtcttgtttttgttttgtttatggagTTTGTGTCTGACAGACACTGGGaagctgtgctgtctctctgtccctagtGTGTGTACCTCCTGTACCCTGTGTGAGCCATGCAGTTTCTCTCACGACCCCAGCCACAGCCTCGTCAGGGCCAGaacccccctctccatcccagAACACGGATCCCCTGCCCCGGACCACAGCAGGTACTGACCAGCTTCTGGTTCTTCAAAAAatcttcatatatatatatatatatatatagtgtaaatatacatacagtatgtggacATAAATTCTAGATAGGTTAAATAGCATCAGACTAAAGAAGGAGTGTTTTCCAGATCAGGGTCCAGTTTGTTTCAGTTGGGCTGGTTGTCTAGGAGGTGGCTGCTGTAAGAAAGAGATTATTTAGAATGTGAAATAGAGAAATTGTGTACCATTGTACACCACTACACAGTGCCTAGGTGATGGGATCCATGCCAATGGATGGTGAAATTTTAGTATGCTACATATAGTATGCTTTTAGTGTGCTATTAGTGTGCTACTAGTGTGCTACTTGTATACTACTAGTTTGCCATTTGTCTTTACTCCAATTTCATTGGTATTCATTTGGTTGTTACTCCTTTGGTTAGTACTAGTATCTGTTTTCATCTGATGGTCTTCTGATGGTCATCTGATGGTGTGGGAGTTTTTCCCAGGAAGTACCCTTCCCAGCGCACTACAGTCAGAGAGGCCACTCCGACAAGGTTAATTGACCCACGCAGTGACATATCACTGACATGATGTGCTAATGAGCGTAGAAAAACCAATCGCGCAAATGTCACCAAtccaaatgttttgtgtgtagcCGGCCTGTGCCGCCCCCTGGCAAGATGCCACCCTGGGCAGCTGCCCACGTCCCCCAAACCTAGATCCGCCACTGGCACAGTAGGCAAACAGGACGTGAATCCTCTTAGATACTCACTGTCATAAACAAGAGATGCTGCATCAGGATTACAGATCATACTGGCCTCTTTAATGCTGTACCACCTTGTCCTCTGTCATTCGGCTGATAAGATTTTTCTTCTTAGACACATTAACTAGTCGCGGAGGATTGCAATTTCGTATTTTTAAAAAGGGCAACAATGAGAGTGACGTTGAGCTGGTGATCttctatgtacagtatgtcctgTATATTATGTATACCTTCTATGGTGTAGATGTGTCTCAGCTGTAGGAGCACATGCACTTGATTCAGAAGGTGTAAAATACTAAAATACAGCTGGTAAAAATCCACTGGGTTGTTTACCCTGTGAACTCCAAGGCACTTCTCTTGGGCACTAGTGCTGTGCTTCTACAGTCTAGATCAATCAGAATGTGAGAACATTAGTGCTTATCTGGAGTTTGAGTTCATACCACCAACtttctgagagaaaaaaagaaaaaccactAGTTCCAGCCTCAACATACCTCTGGACTGAATTACTCGTCAAAGCTTACAGAAATGATTGCGATGCCTGCCCTAAACAATGTAACGAAAAGTGTATCTCTGTACTCAATACTTCTGCACATCTGGGGAATATAACAGTTTGGATGAGATGTTGGATGTTGGCTCAAACTATCTACAAAATGTAGCAGCCCTTGACTGTTGAAAGTATCAACCTGCTTCTGtttcatatatattatattatgtttcatatatattatattatattatattatattatatacatatatatatgttccaAGCCGTGTGCAACACCCCAaaccttcctcacacacaccaccatgtcactctgtgctctgtgtagGTTCTACCGCCGGGGGGACCGGAGTTTCCGCAAGGCGGAGAAGCAGCGCCTGAAGGCGGAGAAGCGGCAGCTGAAGGCAGAGGTGAAGGAGATCAGGAAGCAGCTGAGGATGGAGAGGCGGGGCATCCAATGGAGCGCAGCGGGCGACGGAAGCTCCTCCCCCGTCCTGCTTCAGCCCAGGGCCACCCAAGTCAACAGCCCCGAGTGAGACGTTACACTGTGTTCAATTAGCATTTCATGTACCGTATCTATCATTGAATTGAGCGGTGCCGTTGTAGTCAATATATGCACAACATGCACCTTTTTACAGTATATGGCAAGTATAAATAATGCATCTTTGAGTGAAAATAATCAATTGCACTGAATTAGAATATTTACAGTTCCATTCTAAATTGGTAATCCATTTGTATGGAGGGCATATAGCCTATAGCCTGTACTCTTCACCGTCAGTATAAAACACTGCTTTTatgatatttattattttaatcatGATTTTAAGGAGACACGAGGGGTGATTACTGCCGTTCTGTTAAAGCCCTTTCCTGTGTTCTTCTGGGGATACAGGCGGCCGAAGCGGCCATGTCCTCTGGCCGTACCCGCCATGACGGCTTTGTTTCTGGATGAGAACTTGCCAGACGGAACGCGTTTACGCCCGGGCACCAAATTCATCAAGTACTGGAAGATGAAGAACACTGGGAGGGTGTGCTGGAACTCTGATACCAAGGtaacgagaacacacacatgcacacacacgagaacacacacatgcacacacacacacacacacacatgcacacacacacacacacacacacacacacatgcacacacacacgagaacacacacatgcacacacacgagaacacacacatgcacacacacacacacacacacacgcacacaaacatacacacataaactctcaatcttttttctctctctctctctctctctcttcctctctctcccccagttGAAGTTCATGTGGGGGAACCTGGCGGTGGGTTCGGGGGACCGCTGGCGTGAGGTGCCTGTTCCGGCGCTGCACCCGGGTCAGGTGGGCGTGGTGAGCGTGGCGCTGTGCGCTCCTGCGCTGGAGGGCTCCTACACGTCTCACTGGCGCCTGGCGCACGCCAGCGAGCAGTTCGGCCCCCGCGTGTGGTGCAGCATCGTGGTGGACCCCCTCGCCCCCACCGCCGTGTCCGTGGACGGCCTGCTCGTGTCCCCCTGCGTCACCCCACTGGTGAGTGGAACACCAAAACCTTCATTCCACAGCAACCAGGGATCATTTTGGACTCAGGGATGTAAGGCCTGTTCATCACAGGTATTTTACTTTGCTCCAGTAGTGGTAGGGGATGGAGTTGCCATACAAGATAGTTGGGGCTGTAAATGTTGTATGAAATGTTATGAGGCATGAAATGTGATATCGATCCAATATTTGGAGGGATGGGATCTGTGGTGTCTCTcacttaattgtgtgtgtgtggatttagcATAGCATGCCTGAAGTCAAAGCTTCTGACAGACCATTCAAATCCATTCCTGGGGATGAATGTTAGTTTGGCCCATTAGTTTGCAGTGTGGTGTAGTAATGTTTAAAAACATGTCGAAGGTGGTCCCCTCGGCTTCCTAATGTAATTATACTCACATTGTTTAAAAACGTAGATTATGTTCCATTGTTAAATTGCATGCTTTGTGCTCTGTCCCCTACAGCAGGATAAAGCGGCCCGCTCTCCAGACAAGGGAGGCAAAGGCTGCTCTGGCCCCAGGGTGCTCATGTCTGTGGAGCAGGACTCAGACCGGGAGTTCTACATCCCCTCCGTGGACCTGCTCACAGCTCAGgtagagtccccccccccacagggtCCTGACCTTGCCTGTGCTCAGGTAGAGTCCCCCCCCACAGGGTCCTGACCTTGCCTGTGCTCAGGTAGAGTCCCCCCC is a genomic window of Clupea harengus chromosome 1, Ch_v2.0.2, whole genome shotgun sequence containing:
- the nbr1b gene encoding next to BRCA1 gene 1 protein isoform X3, with protein sequence MDFYINLKVNFRGNAKNFLLSGSETKSWESMEAMVKRSFGLCNLQVTYYDDENEEVSINSQLEYEEALKSAARQGNRLQMNVYETRGPAARGPALGSSKPSSTTEPKKGFRPPQHCPALAQSTLHCPALAQSTQHCPVLAQVVSRKVQAAIPEQSMVIMKELKGTKEEDKTPPAWFTSYMEKFKDQVVREAVEKICREFSGQCCIHKPVGAEAQVPEVTSSTLPGAPSSAPACSSCRGQTPGGGYQCSVCTSCTLCEPCSFSHDPSHSLVRARTPLSIPEHGSPAPDHSRFYRRGDRSFRKAEKQRLKAEKRQLKAEVKEIRKQLRMERRGIQWSAAGDGSSSPVLLQPRATQVNSPERPKRPCPLAVPAMTALFLDENLPDGTRLRPGTKFIKYWKMKNTGRVCWNSDTKLKFMWGNLAVGSGDRWREVPVPALHPGQVGVVSVALCAPALEGSYTSHWRLAHASEQFGPRVWCSIVVDPLAPTAVSVDGLLVSPCVTPLQDKAARSPDKGGKGCSGPRVLMSVEQDSDREFYIPSVDLLTAQDLLSFELLDINIVQELESVPNNTPADMTPCMSPLPHEGPLQEKPSLALIQEEAEAQGVKSILDVAQAPELNLVPAQEEGEEEDISGPQFVCETVIRSLTLEEAPDRSRLCSSVPSKLVRPAVQGSASLGERRVQKVPAAVVIVTPAPSPLQTEQPKAANDQESDIESISVDPGHEEQREEREDDKKKSKEEEEIEGGKELRDTEEDKESRSRTSSASSEDYIIILPDCFDTSRPLGESMYSSALSQPGDSLESQGDAGRVTPEGEHSGAEEAAACLGISLSANVGANANDMLCTSQTLDAVPLTPVVVTAPQPCASASSENQDQRETQGLDVNELHQSEDQETLSDVVQTQPGSPSTPKTRDSETQDLSSQGITGGLVKGALSVAASAYKALFTGQHGQDPPPEDTATQDAMMAVLVEMGFGDRPLNQRLLQKHNGNLLDVVNELVQMTDNDWFSARY